CATAATTGTTAACGCACCAATTACCGCACATACTGCTGTAATTGGCATCTTTCCTGCCAATCCTCCAAGTTTAGAAATACTACGCGTTCCAACTTTAACAATAATAATTCCAGCCATCATGAAGAGGATGCCTTTTCCTATTGCGTGTGTTACATACATCATTTCGGCACCTGAAAGACCTAGAGCAGACATTGAACCAATTCCAAACAAAAGATAACCCATCTGGCTTATACTGGAATATGCAAGAAGGCGTTTCAAATCATCCTGCATCAGTGCCATTGCACCACCATAAATCATTGTAACTAGTCCCCAAATGTGGAACCATATTGAAAGTTCTGCAAACGTTGCAGGTAAGAATTCAACAATTAATCTAAAAATACCATATGCGCCAATTCCGATCATCGCTGGAGACAATAATGCACTGATTGGTGTTGGTGCCGAACCGTGAACATAAGGAAGCCAGATGTGGAACATAAAGACAGCCAGTTTAACTCCAAGCCCTATTGCAATTGCTACTGCAGAAATCATAACAATATCTTGAGGAATTTCTGATTCACGAATATCTACAAAATCAAAACTGCCTAGAGAAAGACCAATCATCAAAAAGCCCAATAGTAAAACAACTGCTCCAGCATGAGTCCAAAACAAGAACATTAAACCAATTTTTCTTCTTGGTCCATCACCCCAAAGTGCAACTAAAAAGAAACCAGGAATCAACATCACTTCAAAGAAAATATAAAATTCAATTAAATTAGTTGAGAGAACGGTTCCAAGCATTCCCATTGCAAAGACAAGATACAATGCAAAGTATAGGCCAGATTTAGCATTGACATAATTTGAAAGAGAGGATGATTCAACTACAGAAGTTTGGCCACTTGAAGATGCATTGACGTGGTGTTCT
The nucleotide sequence above comes from Nitrosopumilus sp.. Encoded proteins:
- a CDS encoding NuoM family protein — translated: MEYALLQAVFLPLLLSPIAYIIGRKVGPTPAMWFTFAILLYTTVLVINAALSGTVEEHYPWTEQFGEFGFLLDGLASPFAIMIYVLSTILVLYSKPYMIHKFHEQFEEEHHVNASSSGQTSVVESSSLSNYVNAKSGLYFALYLVFAMGMLGTVLSTNLIEFYIFFEVMLIPGFFLVALWGDGPRRKIGLMFLFWTHAGAVVLLLGFLMIGLSLGSFDFVDIRESEIPQDIVMISAVAIAIGLGVKLAVFMFHIWLPYVHGSAPTPISALLSPAMIGIGAYGIFRLIVEFLPATFAELSIWFHIWGLVTMIYGGAMALMQDDLKRLLAYSSISQMGYLLFGIGSMSALGLSGAEMMYVTHAIGKGILFMMAGIIIVKVGTRSISKLGGLAGKMPITAVCAVIGALTIMGVPPTSGFMGEWVLFYGALETAIEEGSTIRAVTFGLGLVATALTMSYMLWMLKRVFFGKTPEHLENVKEGSWYMTAPMMVLAGFSIVVGIYPDIFFKTIIPYMNGVLGV